The Thalassotalea piscium sequence TATGTGGCGCCTGAACCGTAATTATGCCATCTTCAAGTTCAACATCTGTAACATCAATGTCTGCCATCATTAAGTTTTCTAGCACAGCTTCATCATCATCGCCTTTAAATGCAAAAACGGCTTGGTGATCAAACATATGAGAAACTGTGCCTGATGAACCTATTTTAGCGTTAGTTTTAGTAAAGCATAAACGTACATCTTTAATTGTTCTATTACCGTTATCGGTTAAGCAGTCGATAATTACCATGCAATTACCAGGTCCAAAACCCTCATAACGTGCTTCTGAATAATCTTCACCACCACCACCTTTAGCTTTATCTATGGCTTTATCAATAACATGCGCGGGTACTTGATCTTTTTTTGCTTTTTCAATCAAACGACGCAGCGATATATTGCTATCAGGGTCTAGACCACCATTTTTAGCACAGACATATATTTCTTTTCCATACTTAGAATAAACTTTTGTTTTTTGACCAGCGGTTTTGGCCATAGATAGTTTTCGATTTTGGTAAGCTCTGCCCATTGTAAAAATTTCTCGCATATATAAATTTATCTATCACCGATTTTAACAGTGTCTCTGTCTACATTTCTAGTGATCAGCGCATTTATATTAT is a genomic window containing:
- a CDS encoding YebC/PmpR family DNA-binding transcriptional regulator: MGRAYQNRKLSMAKTAGQKTKVYSKYGKEIYVCAKNGGLDPDSNISLRRLIEKAKKDQVPAHVIDKAIDKAKGGGGEDYSEARYEGFGPGNCMVIIDCLTDNGNRTIKDVRLCFTKTNAKIGSSGTVSHMFDHQAVFAFKGDDDEAVLENLMMADIDVTDVELEDGIITVQAPHTEFYKIKTTFADTMPEYELEVEEITWVPQTYTEITSEDDIANFEKFMAMLEDCDDVQNVYHNAELPDQE